One Fibrobacter sp. UWB16 DNA window includes the following coding sequences:
- a CDS encoding nucleoside triphosphate pyrophosphatase yields MIESEIVLASGSPRRSEILKQLGVKFRVVVSGEDEKPTSTNPLDFPRENACIKALSVSRQERDAYVLGFDTLVFLDNVPLGKPKSEANALEMLSKLNNRSHFVITGVAIARNGEILSASEEKTEVFFRNCTLQELKDYVNSKDPMDKAGAYGIQTNGARLIKSINGCYYNVVGLPVARTLEMLDGLQVRV; encoded by the coding sequence ATGATTGAATCTGAAATTGTTCTGGCTAGCGGTTCTCCGCGCCGTTCCGAAATTTTAAAACAGTTGGGTGTAAAGTTCCGTGTTGTTGTCTCGGGCGAAGATGAAAAGCCCACAAGCACAAACCCGCTTGATTTTCCGCGTGAAAACGCCTGCATCAAGGCGCTGTCCGTTTCTCGTCAGGAACGCGATGCTTACGTGCTCGGCTTTGATACGCTCGTGTTTTTGGATAACGTTCCGCTGGGCAAGCCCAAATCCGAAGCAAACGCACTTGAAATGTTAAGCAAACTAAACAATCGTAGCCATTTTGTCATCACCGGAGTTGCGATTGCCCGTAACGGAGAAATCCTCAGCGCGTCTGAGGAGAAAACAGAGGTGTTTTTTAGAAACTGCACCTTACAAGAACTCAAAGATTATGTAAATTCTAAGGACCCGATGGATAAGGCTGGCGCCTACGGCATTCAGACGAATGGCGCGCGCTTGATCAAGTCTATCAATGGTTGCTACTACAACGTGGTTGGGTTGCCAGTTGCACGTACATTGGAAATGTTGGATGGTTTACAAGTTAGGGTATAG
- a CDS encoding pyrimidine 5'-nucleotidase, with protein MRWATKRSCSVSALDIGIKNDASKIWLFDYDLTLYGEEERFVLNSLDHRIAEFVQKTVGGTFESATEIRKDYLHRFGTTLSGLMAMNGTHPDDFFDFIHEPEYLIYPKVAPEKLELLKSLVGHRFVFTNGRGDWSRAGMAHMQLDSAIEDVFDLKLMDWEGKPHVSAYDKIEKWLVARGVLAQESPDKSQIVLLEDSLRNLEPAHERGWTTVLVNPNIQAPSWVDFHIPHLLNLREKLVLNH; from the coding sequence TTGCGATGGGCTACTAAGAGGTCTTGCTCCGTGAGTGCGCTAGATATCGGCATCAAGAACGATGCTTCGAAAATTTGGCTGTTCGATTACGACTTGACGCTTTACGGCGAAGAGGAACGCTTTGTCTTAAATTCGCTCGACCATCGCATTGCTGAGTTTGTCCAAAAGACCGTGGGCGGGACGTTTGAAAGCGCCACAGAAATCCGCAAGGATTATCTGCATCGCTTTGGGACGACGCTTTCGGGACTCATGGCGATGAACGGCACGCATCCCGATGACTTTTTTGACTTTATCCATGAACCCGAATACCTGATTTACCCGAAGGTGGCGCCTGAAAAGCTTGAACTCTTGAAGTCGCTTGTGGGGCATCGCTTTGTGTTTACGAATGGGCGAGGGGACTGGAGCCGCGCGGGCATGGCGCACATGCAGCTCGATTCTGCAATTGAGGATGTTTTTGACCTCAAACTCATGGATTGGGAAGGCAAGCCTCACGTGAGCGCGTACGACAAAATTGAAAAATGGCTTGTGGCGCGAGGTGTCCTGGCTCAGGAATCGCCCGACAAGTCGCAAATCGTGCTGCTCGAAGATTCGCTCCGCAATTTGGAACCCGCTCATGAACGCGGCTGGACGACGGTTCTCGTGAATCCGAACATCCAAGCGCCAAGTTGGGTGGATTTTCATATCCCGCATTTACTAAATTTAAGAGAAAAACTCGTTCTTAACCACTGA
- a CDS encoding putative LPS assembly protein LptD yields MTRFELEKREQPVEDTTEVDWMNDTTGVDTIEYHAVDLVYDVETSTFNLNKSAQLKYRTATLESDTIWMDQKNQILAASGNPILREAKNPSLSGMRLKYNLKSKIGEVYFATTFQDNQQLNGMEVRRLPDTRIQIARGDFSTCNDTTHQHFYFYGRRMVVKPKETITARPVVLNIADVPVAVLPMIVAPLKSGRKSGLLTPKFGGDQKQGYYLRNIGFYYAANDYWDATLAADIIEGDEARFERSTLSGEIRYKKRYLLDGRLKYTSYLEEFDFGRSGYDIEFSHNQNLTPDAKHTLSGQGSFVSDRGVRKNNSLEASTILNQQANASLAYSGKFGNNKSLTVKISQNHNLTTGMLERDLPDIQYRMSGNLFNFELDEDEIAAEDGSFQSFLEKFNYSFTNRFNYKSHRERDTTQNKDTTAHYLGYTGTYTLDYSGRLFDVINITPRASFTGYWTGTSWRNPNDSLYKRKRYMSFNPDEGTFGNVAYNHNYSLTADTKLYGIWVPEIGRFTGVRHVLSPSISYTYAPEIDTVKKFAPHPYLGQYPYQEKQQTIGFSLSNDFDIKYLKVVGHVDTTGDSTKKAKAVEDQYGTRRLLTTRHSFSYNFAADSLNFSDISSSFGFQILPDYMFTINTRHSFYHKYDTNPNKVRFPELTYWGYELSKNFHWSGTFNGGLPSQLEKYEMLKWSLSLDYRYSFSSTRVAKNLFKDNISHSTGISATFQPTVNWDVSYSTRYDYNEGKFVSHEFTFKRVLHCWQLDFTWTPTGPAAGWSFSIYVRDLPDIKLNAGSTDTKSYE; encoded by the coding sequence ATGACTCGCTTTGAACTTGAAAAGCGCGAACAGCCTGTAGAAGATACGACTGAGGTCGATTGGATGAACGATACGACTGGTGTAGATACGATTGAATATCACGCCGTCGATCTTGTGTATGATGTAGAAACTTCGACGTTCAACTTGAACAAGTCGGCGCAGCTCAAGTACCGTACGGCAACGCTCGAATCTGACACAATTTGGATGGACCAGAAAAATCAGATCCTTGCGGCTTCTGGCAATCCAATTCTCCGTGAAGCCAAGAACCCGTCGCTTTCGGGGATGAGGCTCAAGTACAATCTCAAATCAAAAATAGGCGAGGTCTATTTCGCGACGACGTTCCAGGATAACCAGCAACTGAATGGTATGGAAGTCCGACGTTTGCCGGATACGCGAATCCAGATTGCTCGCGGTGACTTCAGTACGTGTAACGATACGACGCACCAGCACTTTTACTTCTATGGCCGCCGCATGGTGGTGAAGCCCAAGGAAACGATTACGGCAAGGCCTGTGGTCTTGAACATTGCCGATGTGCCGGTGGCGGTTCTGCCGATGATTGTGGCGCCTCTCAAGAGCGGACGCAAGTCGGGGCTTTTGACTCCCAAGTTCGGTGGTGACCAGAAACAAGGTTACTACTTGCGTAATATCGGTTTCTATTATGCCGCAAATGATTACTGGGATGCAACTCTTGCCGCAGACATTATTGAAGGTGACGAGGCTAGGTTCGAACGTTCTACGCTCTCGGGCGAAATCCGCTATAAAAAACGCTATCTGTTGGATGGCCGCCTCAAGTACACGAGTTACCTCGAAGAATTTGACTTTGGACGTAGTGGCTATGATATCGAGTTCTCGCATAACCAGAACTTGACTCCCGATGCCAAGCATACATTGAGTGGCCAGGGCTCTTTTGTGAGTGATCGGGGCGTTCGTAAGAACAACTCGCTAGAGGCAAGCACAATCTTGAACCAGCAGGCGAATGCTTCGTTGGCGTACTCTGGTAAATTCGGTAACAATAAGAGCTTGACGGTTAAGATTTCGCAGAACCATAACCTCACGACGGGCATGCTCGAAAGGGATTTGCCTGATATCCAGTACCGCATGAGCGGCAACCTTTTCAACTTTGAACTGGACGAAGATGAGATTGCGGCCGAAGACGGCTCATTCCAGTCGTTCCTTGAAAAGTTCAACTATAGCTTTACGAACCGTTTCAACTACAAGTCGCACCGTGAACGTGATACGACGCAGAACAAGGATACGACCGCGCATTACCTGGGCTATACGGGTACGTACACTTTGGATTACTCTGGGCGCCTTTTTGACGTCATCAACATTACGCCTCGTGCTTCGTTTACGGGCTATTGGACGGGCACATCTTGGCGTAATCCGAACGATTCTCTGTACAAGAGAAAACGTTATATGAGTTTCAATCCGGATGAAGGTACGTTCGGTAATGTTGCATACAACCACAATTACAGCTTGACCGCCGATACGAAACTTTATGGTATCTGGGTTCCTGAAATCGGTCGCTTTACCGGTGTCCGTCATGTGCTTTCACCGAGTATTTCTTACACGTACGCTCCTGAAATTGATACGGTCAAGAAGTTTGCTCCGCACCCGTATTTGGGTCAGTATCCGTATCAAGAAAAGCAACAGACGATTGGCTTTAGCCTGAGCAACGACTTTGATATCAAGTACCTCAAGGTGGTAGGCCATGTGGATACGACAGGCGATTCTACGAAAAAGGCAAAAGCGGTCGAAGACCAGTATGGCACGCGTCGCTTGCTGACGACAAGGCATAGTTTTTCGTACAACTTTGCGGCGGACTCGCTGAATTTCTCGGATATATCATCTTCGTTCGGTTTCCAGATTTTGCCGGATTACATGTTTACGATCAATACGCGTCATAGTTTCTACCATAAGTATGACACGAATCCGAACAAGGTAAGGTTTCCGGAACTTACATACTGGGGCTATGAGCTTTCGAAGAATTTCCATTGGAGCGGTACGTTTAATGGAGGCCTTCCTTCGCAGCTTGAAAAGTATGAAATGCTCAAGTGGTCTTTGAGCTTGGATTATCGCTATTCGTTCAGCAGTACCCGCGTGGCTAAGAATTTGTTTAAGGACAACATCTCGCATTCGACGGGAATCTCGGCGACGTTCCAGCCGACCGTCAACTGGGATGTCTCTTATAGCACCCGTTACGATTATAACGAAGGTAAGTTTGTCTCTCATGAATTCACGTTCAAGCGTGTGTTGCATTGCTGGCAACTCGATTTTACATGGACGCCGACAGGCCCTGCTGCAGGCTGGAGCTTCTCGATTTACGTGCGCGACTTGCCGGATATCAAGCTTAACGCCGGCAGCACCGATACAAAGAGCTATGAATAA
- a CDS encoding metallophosphoesterase — translation MNASIDFIGDIHGHYDELVVLLKKLGYEERGGAFRYPGDERTVVFLGDYIDRGSQVRETVNLVRAMRDAGSAVALMGNHEFNALSFWHENGAGGRPLKAIHGGYLREHTFNKVAIHVKTVESYRGRKAEFQEMLDFLKTLPFYLETDLFRAQHACFDLKCAELLKAENIHSFMDGNFDELIARANDKDDEYDDSLYWPISLFLKGPELDLPEGVMFRDAEGVLRKRTRIRWWICPKNKNLQELSFQPGVELPPLEVPLEIQTRDFYGENERPVFFGHYWLTGMPELIRDNVCCLDYSVAGYRGDGRLVAYRFEGEQKLDNRKFVSVEAGTAL, via the coding sequence ATGAACGCTTCTATCGACTTCATTGGCGATATTCATGGGCACTACGATGAACTCGTGGTGCTCCTTAAAAAGCTAGGCTACGAAGAACGCGGCGGAGCTTTCCGCTATCCGGGCGATGAACGTACGGTTGTATTTTTAGGCGATTACATTGACCGCGGGAGTCAAGTGCGCGAGACGGTGAATCTCGTGCGCGCCATGCGCGATGCAGGTTCTGCTGTGGCGCTGATGGGCAATCACGAGTTCAATGCGCTTAGCTTTTGGCACGAGAATGGAGCCGGTGGGCGACCTTTAAAAGCGATTCACGGCGGTTATTTGCGTGAGCATACTTTTAACAAAGTAGCGATTCACGTGAAGACGGTCGAGAGCTATCGCGGGCGCAAGGCGGAATTTCAGGAAATGCTGGATTTCCTCAAGACGCTCCCGTTTTACTTGGAAACGGATTTGTTCCGTGCGCAGCACGCCTGCTTTGACTTGAAATGCGCCGAGTTGCTTAAAGCCGAAAACATCCATTCTTTTATGGATGGCAATTTCGATGAGTTGATTGCTCGTGCGAATGACAAGGATGATGAATACGATGATTCGCTGTACTGGCCGATAAGTTTGTTCTTGAAGGGCCCGGAATTGGATTTGCCGGAGGGCGTGATGTTCCGCGATGCCGAAGGCGTACTTCGCAAGCGCACTCGTATTCGCTGGTGGATTTGCCCGAAGAACAAAAATTTGCAGGAACTCAGTTTCCAGCCGGGAGTCGAATTGCCTCCGCTCGAAGTTCCGCTTGAAATCCAGACTCGCGATTTTTATGGCGAAAATGAACGCCCTGTTTTCTTTGGACATTATTGGTTGACGGGGATGCCTGAACTTATTCGTGATAACGTTTGCTGTCTGGATTACAGCGTTGCAGGCTACCGCGGTGACGGGCGCCTTGTTGCTTACCGTTTTGAGGGTGAACAGAAACTCGATAACCGAAAGTTCGTCTCGGTCGAAGCTGGAACAGCATTATAG
- a CDS encoding deoxyguanosinetriphosphate triphosphohydrolase, with the protein MLQWDTLLSATRYGHPADPDPNRSDFHRDYDRIVFSTAFRRLGRKTQVHPFSVNDHVHSRLTHSLEVSSVGRSLAITVYHLIKKHLPKYVNEYQFGTIVQSACLAHDIGNPPFGHAGEAAIREWFRKNRHSAPMSELNDKEIADFENFDGNAQGHRILSKLEYHFLDGGMRLTYATIGSMIKYPRLAYYGCPTSLFRTEAELYRETAEILGIPEIENGVWARHPLVYLMEAADDICYSILDVEDAIELGILTFGDVRNMFSFLCGPEVDIDREFEENGQNFRDFLSSIRGRAIQNLIDDVAVLFVKHYDRIMEGSLDKHLIDLSRSDTMEGIRIAKRLGVERIYPDRRKTELEVGSYTTLSTVLDAFINGVYDYRQNDRNSYRANRIVRLIGQAKIGQSVTTAEAYHQVLDFVSGMTDNYATYLARQIGGLAMGY; encoded by the coding sequence ATGCTACAATGGGATACGCTTCTTTCTGCAACGCGTTACGGTCACCCGGCCGATCCGGACCCGAACCGTTCTGACTTCCATCGCGATTACGACCGCATCGTTTTTTCTACCGCTTTTCGTCGCTTAGGCCGCAAGACTCAAGTTCACCCGTTTTCGGTGAATGACCATGTTCACAGCCGCCTCACGCACAGCCTCGAAGTTTCGAGTGTGGGTCGTAGCCTCGCGATTACGGTGTATCACCTGATTAAAAAGCATTTGCCGAAGTACGTGAACGAATACCAGTTCGGTACGATTGTGCAGTCGGCATGCCTCGCTCACGATATTGGAAACCCGCCATTTGGCCATGCGGGCGAAGCGGCTATCCGCGAATGGTTCCGCAAGAATCGCCATTCCGCACCGATGTCTGAACTTAACGACAAGGAAATTGCGGACTTCGAAAACTTTGATGGTAATGCTCAAGGCCACCGCATTTTGAGCAAGCTCGAATACCACTTCCTCGATGGCGGCATGCGACTCACGTATGCGACAATCGGTTCGATGATCAAGTACCCGCGACTTGCGTATTACGGTTGCCCGACAAGCTTATTCCGCACCGAAGCGGAACTCTACCGCGAAACGGCTGAAATTCTTGGAATCCCGGAAATTGAAAATGGCGTTTGGGCTCGCCATCCGCTCGTGTACTTGATGGAAGCGGCTGACGATATTTGCTATTCCATCCTCGACGTTGAAGATGCGATTGAACTAGGCATTTTGACGTTTGGCGATGTGCGCAACATGTTCAGTTTCTTGTGCGGTCCGGAAGTCGATATCGACCGCGAGTTCGAAGAAAATGGTCAGAACTTCAGAGACTTCCTTAGCAGCATTCGCGGGCGAGCTATCCAGAACTTGATTGATGATGTGGCCGTGCTCTTTGTGAAGCATTACGACCGCATCATGGAAGGTTCGCTCGACAAGCACTTGATTGATCTTTCCCGTTCCGATACGATGGAAGGCATTCGCATTGCAAAGCGCTTGGGTGTGGAACGCATTTATCCGGACCGCCGTAAGACGGAGCTTGAAGTCGGTAGCTATACGACGCTCAGCACTGTGCTCGATGCGTTTATCAATGGCGTTTACGATTACCGCCAAAACGACCGCAATTCGTACCGTGCAAACCGCATTGTCCGCTTGATTGGGCAGGCCAAGATTGGTCAAAGTGTGACGACCGCCGAAGCGTACCATCAGGTACTCGACTTTGTGAGCGGCATGACGGACAATTACGCCACTTACCTTGCTCGTCAAATTGGCGGGCTTGCGATGGGCTACTAA
- a CDS encoding PDZ domain-containing protein produces the protein MNSFVKASLIAAMMTAPLMADESFGGVGITIYQVREGVHVAEVIPGTPAAETNLRAGDVITSVDGVSLKGQDIEFSKSKLRGQVNKPLEITYTSNGETYSTVIRRAQITVKDLDNKAVKSWYGDKDRVNVQELETFASATENDKQLVAVLSRGNLIKNDVSVASADVNGIYVEKAKSAPKFSKATPVHTGDASLRLFNRKAIAFTLKSPGRATVTILNADGELVTKLSLDNAVAGVNSLNWDGSQVPNGRYVISIDHNGSVSGANAVLK, from the coding sequence ATGAATTCTTTCGTTAAGGCTTCTTTGATTGCCGCTATGATGACGGCTCCGCTTATGGCTGACGAATCCTTTGGTGGCGTCGGCATTACGATTTATCAAGTGCGCGAAGGTGTCCATGTGGCAGAAGTCATTCCGGGAACTCCGGCTGCAGAAACCAATCTCCGTGCTGGCGATGTCATCACGTCTGTTGATGGTGTAAGCCTCAAGGGACAGGATATTGAATTTTCAAAGTCTAAGCTTCGCGGTCAGGTCAATAAGCCGCTCGAAATCACCTATACGAGCAATGGCGAAACCTATTCTACCGTGATTCGTCGCGCTCAGATAACGGTGAAGGACTTGGACAACAAGGCTGTCAAGAGCTGGTATGGCGACAAGGACCGCGTGAACGTTCAGGAACTCGAAACGTTTGCAAGCGCTACTGAAAATGACAAGCAGCTCGTTGCTGTGCTTAGCCGCGGTAACCTCATCAAGAACGATGTTTCTGTTGCTTCTGCTGATGTCAACGGAATTTATGTGGAAAAGGCAAAGTCTGCTCCGAAGTTTTCCAAGGCTACTCCGGTTCATACGGGTGATGCAAGCCTCCGTCTCTTCAACCGCAAGGCTATTGCATTTACGCTCAAGTCTCCGGGTCGCGCCACTGTAACGATCTTGAATGCCGATGGCGAACTGGTGACAAAGCTCAGCCTTGATAATGCTGTCGCTGGCGTGAATTCGCTCAACTGGGACGGCTCTCAGGTTCCGAATGGCCGCTATGTTATTTCCATTGATCACAATGGTAGCGTAAGCGGTGCAAACGCTGTGCTGAAGTAA
- a CDS encoding metal ABC transporter permease — translation MLDLLSMDFLQNALIAAVLVAIACGVMGTYVVVNRLTALSGGVAHASFGGVGLACFIGFSPMLGSLGFALACAMLMGALTWRDRKHADTFIGIIWAAGMALGVILTDLTPGYSGEMMSFLFGSLLTVPTELLWWMGGLLVFILVAVSVCFRNFLSISYDPEFARVRGIPVLNYYMLLIALIALTVVIAVQAVGMILVIALLTIPAYIAECYAKNLLQMMVISVFVSLVLVVLGLLVACQLNFVVGPTIIAGGVILYLLNFAVKKIVKK, via the coding sequence ATGCTCGATTTACTTTCCATGGATTTTTTGCAGAACGCCCTCATCGCAGCGGTGCTTGTGGCCATTGCCTGTGGCGTTATGGGAACGTACGTCGTGGTGAACCGCTTGACGGCTCTTTCGGGTGGCGTGGCGCATGCCTCGTTTGGTGGGGTCGGGCTGGCTTGCTTTATCGGCTTTTCGCCGATGCTTGGCTCGCTTGGTTTTGCTCTTGCCTGTGCGATGCTTATGGGTGCGCTCACGTGGCGTGACCGCAAGCATGCTGATACGTTCATCGGGATTATTTGGGCGGCAGGCATGGCGCTTGGCGTGATTTTGACCGATTTGACGCCCGGTTACAGTGGCGAGATGATGAGTTTCTTGTTTGGTAGCCTTTTGACTGTGCCGACGGAACTTCTTTGGTGGATGGGCGGCTTGCTTGTGTTCATCTTGGTTGCTGTTTCGGTTTGTTTCCGCAATTTCCTTTCGATTTCGTACGATCCGGAATTTGCACGTGTCCGTGGCATACCCGTGCTGAACTACTACATGCTTTTGATTGCGCTGATTGCGCTCACGGTCGTGATTGCCGTGCAGGCGGTGGGCATGATTCTCGTGATTGCGCTCCTCACGATTCCCGCTTACATTGCGGAGTGCTATGCCAAGAATTTGCTCCAGATGATGGTCATTTCGGTTTTTGTTTCGCTAGTGCTTGTGGTGCTTGGACTTTTAGTCGCTTGCCAGTTGAATTTTGTCGTCGGCCCTACGATTATCGCAGGCGGCGTCATCTTGTACTTGCTCAACTTTGCCGTTAAAAAGATTGTGAAAAAATAG